In one Candidatus Neomarinimicrobiota bacterium genomic region, the following are encoded:
- a CDS encoding family 43 glycosylhydrolase produces MFVFLGACEDKNITGTGGTFELTIIVENDLGFAIAADIVVSHEGEAVDSLSGSEVTVTLEAGTYEITATNEEGTQTQSISLEEDSEITFTYSTENLDPNLVAHFNFESSLSDITGQFEAGTITGNRINNTGGSISYGAGLRGQAGVFDSESGVRLPDGLITDFTYTVTFAVYPEEITNFTTTFFGGISSGSQQSWISLVPAGPGGETMLWSGNDPWYDATTGTTIRTDEWVHLAFAVDNGDVRVYINGVERFSGSDFPNVFSGITSVFGLAVNYWDPPFDGKMDELRIYDTALTAGQIAELSAIVPGAGGGGVQGPQFRNVSVHDPMVARADDGTWYVFGSHLASAKSEDLIQWEQMSSDWQADNPLIPNPEEELAEALAWPEPDAESTWAVSVIKLNGQYYMYFSSANWDSDRSAIGLAIADNIEGPYAYQDTLLIKKYENGEYSPRADTLFDNSIHPGVIDPHVFFDADGKLWMVYGSYSGGIHILEMDPETGYTKPDQGYGKRIAGGNHGPMEGPYIQYHPGAGYYYLFLSFGTLAADGGYNIRVARSENPDGPYLDPNGYNMLQAKGPSWDNVEPYGAKLVGNFQFQESGIGYVSPGHNSAYYNESNDKMFIFHHTRFPDQGEFHQVRVHQLLMNSEGWPVMAPHRYGGETLKPVSAGEIPGTYQYLNHGRQISADIRQSQNIELTSDGTISGAVAGSWTMTGDYTADITIEGIPYHGVFLEQWDNGLNKYVMTFSALSRSNLSIWGSRIE; encoded by the coding sequence ATGTTCGTATTTCTCGGTGCATGTGAGGATAAAAATATCACAGGTACAGGGGGTACCTTTGAATTAACCATTATAGTTGAAAACGATCTTGGTTTTGCCATAGCTGCCGATATCGTGGTATCGCATGAAGGCGAAGCTGTGGATAGCCTCTCCGGTTCCGAAGTTACCGTCACCCTGGAAGCCGGAACCTATGAAATTACGGCTACCAATGAAGAAGGAACTCAGACGCAATCCATTTCACTGGAAGAAGACAGTGAAATCACATTTACGTACTCTACAGAGAACCTTGATCCGAACTTGGTCGCACATTTCAATTTTGAGAGTAGTCTGAGCGACATCACCGGGCAATTTGAGGCTGGGACCATTACCGGAAACAGGATCAATAATACCGGCGGGTCCATTTCATACGGAGCAGGCCTGCGGGGTCAAGCCGGGGTATTCGATAGTGAATCCGGGGTGCGGCTGCCGGACGGGCTCATCACTGATTTTACTTATACCGTAACGTTTGCAGTGTATCCTGAAGAGATTACCAATTTTACCACCACTTTTTTCGGCGGAATATCCTCGGGGTCTCAACAGTCCTGGATCAGCCTCGTTCCGGCCGGCCCGGGTGGCGAAACCATGCTTTGGTCGGGCAACGATCCCTGGTACGACGCCACAACCGGCACCACAATCAGGACTGACGAATGGGTCCATCTGGCCTTTGCCGTGGATAATGGAGATGTACGGGTATATATCAATGGTGTCGAACGCTTTTCCGGTTCGGATTTCCCGAATGTTTTCTCCGGGATAACCTCGGTTTTCGGCCTGGCCGTGAACTATTGGGATCCGCCATTCGATGGCAAAATGGATGAACTCCGGATCTATGATACCGCCTTGACCGCAGGCCAGATAGCCGAACTCTCGGCAATCGTTCCCGGCGCCGGGGGCGGTGGGGTTCAGGGTCCGCAATTTCGGAACGTCTCGGTCCATGATCCTATGGTGGCCAGGGCCGACGATGGCACCTGGTATGTCTTCGGTTCCCACCTGGCATCAGCCAAATCTGAAGACCTTATACAGTGGGAGCAGATGTCAAGCGATTGGCAGGCAGATAATCCGCTGATCCCGAATCCGGAGGAAGAACTGGCCGAAGCACTGGCGTGGCCGGAACCGGATGCAGAGAGTACCTGGGCGGTCAGCGTTATCAAACTGAATGGCCAATATTACATGTACTTCAGCTCCGCCAACTGGGATTCCGATCGGTCGGCTATCGGGCTGGCGATAGCTGATAATATCGAAGGACCATACGCGTATCAGGATACACTGCTGATTAAAAAATACGAGAATGGCGAATACAGCCCTCGAGCGGATACGCTGTTCGACAACTCGATCCATCCCGGTGTAATTGATCCCCATGTTTTCTTCGATGCGGACGGGAAACTCTGGATGGTCTACGGGTCCTATTCCGGAGGTATCCACATTCTGGAGATGGATCCGGAAACGGGATACACCAAACCGGATCAAGGATACGGTAAACGGATCGCCGGAGGAAATCATGGTCCCATGGAAGGGCCGTACATTCAGTATCATCCGGGGGCCGGATATTACTACCTTTTTCTATCATTTGGCACATTGGCGGCTGATGGCGGCTACAACATCCGCGTGGCGCGATCCGAAAATCCCGATGGTCCCTATCTGGATCCCAATGGATACAATATGCTCCAGGCCAAGGGCCCCAGCTGGGATAATGTCGAACCTTACGGCGCCAAACTCGTGGGGAATTTCCAGTTTCAGGAATCCGGTATCGGATACGTTTCTCCAGGCCATAATTCGGCGTATTACAATGAGTCCAATGACAAAATGTTCATTTTCCATCATACGCGCTTCCCGGACCAGGGGGAATTTCATCAGGTGCGGGTACACCAGCTGTTGATGAATTCAGAAGGCTGGCCGGTTATGGCGCCACATCGTTATGGTGGAGAGACCCTGAAACCCGTCTCTGCCGGCGAGATTCCCGGGACGTATCAATACCTCAATCACGGGCGACAAATTTCGGCCGATATCCGACAATCACAAAACATTGAGTTAACCTCTGACGGTACCATTTCCGGTGCAGTGGCCGGCAGCTGGACAATGACCGGGGATTATACTGCCGATATTACCATAGAAGGCATTCCCTATCATGGCGTGTTCCTGGAGCAGTGGGATAACGGGCTAAACAAGTATGTGATGACGTTTAGTGCGTTGTCCCGGAGCAATCTGTCCATCTGGGGTAGCCGGATCGAATAG
- a CDS encoding LamG domain-containing protein yields the protein MSKRYMLFILAFIIMGMIGSCEESTTEPWADLSESYQLTVNVINETDSPTEADLAVLKNGEVIESETASSAQYTLPSAEPYVIRAIKSFATGETDTLTYTVALAEDWEHTFTFITGDIDANLLAHYSFEGNLDEATSQWSAGSETGDRITNTGGSISFASGKVGQAAVFDGASGIRLPDTLITDHTYAVSLWLNPASINQFTTAFFGGTVNDDVEAWISLTPAGPGDDAYTMLWNRLFDANTGDDIWYDGTTGMQIPVNQWSHIVFSADAGKLKVYVDGVEKFSGSDHPDVFSAYNAIFALAVNHWDVPFEGMMDELRVYSRAIGERTVANLMNE from the coding sequence TTGAGCAAACGTTATATGCTCTTTATTCTTGCCTTCATAATTATGGGCATGATTGGGAGTTGTGAGGAAAGCACCACCGAACCGTGGGCGGATCTATCGGAGTCATACCAGCTCACTGTAAACGTGATCAACGAAACTGACAGTCCAACTGAGGCCGACCTCGCCGTTTTAAAAAATGGCGAAGTAATCGAGAGCGAAACAGCTAGCTCGGCGCAGTACACACTCCCGAGCGCCGAACCATACGTTATCCGGGCGATAAAAAGCTTTGCAACCGGAGAAACGGATACGCTGACATATACTGTTGCACTGGCAGAGGATTGGGAACATACTTTCACTTTTATAACTGGTGATATTGATGCCAATTTACTTGCCCATTACAGTTTCGAAGGAAACTTGGACGAGGCAACTAGTCAGTGGTCAGCAGGCTCTGAAACAGGTGACCGAATCACCAACACTGGTGGTTCCATCTCTTTTGCCAGTGGTAAGGTTGGTCAGGCTGCAGTTTTTGACGGAGCATCCGGCATAAGATTACCTGACACTTTAATCACCGATCATACTTATGCGGTATCACTCTGGCTTAATCCTGCAAGTATTAACCAGTTTACTACTGCCTTCTTCGGTGGTACGGTGAATGATGATGTTGAGGCATGGATTAGTTTGACGCCAGCCGGACCTGGGGATGATGCATATACCATGCTCTGGAATAGATTATTCGATGCTAATACTGGTGATGACATCTGGTATGATGGAACAACCGGAATGCAAATTCCTGTGAACCAATGGAGTCATATTGTTTTCTCAGCAGATGCCGGAAAACTCAAGGTTTACGTCGACGGCGTTGAAAAATTCTCAGGCTCAGATCACCCTGATGTCTTTTCAGCCTATAATGCGATCTTTGCGCTTGCCGTGAACCATTGGGATGTCCCGTTCGAAGGAATGATGGACGAACTCCGTGTTTACAGCAGAGCAATCGGTGAGAGGACTGTTGCCAACCTTATGAACGAATAG
- a CDS encoding DeoR/GlpR family DNA-binding transcription regulator, whose amino-acid sequence MKTTVDRRDEIVRLLNKNGKVKVEELSKQFDVSSVTIRNDLDYLEKKGIVHRTYGGALIRDIVAYDSSLTEKQKLHAEEKRKIGIKAAELIHDGESIILDSGTTTRQIAVNIKEKQGLTVLTNAINIAVELAGLENITVMLTGGTLRKKSYSLVGPEAEHALTNYFFDKLFLGVDGFGLDSGLTTPNPLEAQLNRLMVQMANEVIAVTDSSKFGRRSFSFICELDGIDQIITDKNIPNKYTEDLKKRNISIITI is encoded by the coding sequence ATGAAAACTACTGTTGACAGACGTGATGAGATTGTTCGGCTCTTAAATAAGAACGGCAAGGTTAAAGTCGAAGAGCTGAGTAAGCAATTCGATGTTTCTTCTGTAACCATCAGAAACGATTTGGATTATCTGGAAAAGAAAGGCATTGTGCACCGTACCTATGGTGGGGCATTGATCCGAGATATTGTAGCATATGATTCCTCACTTACCGAAAAGCAAAAGCTTCATGCCGAAGAAAAACGGAAAATAGGAATTAAAGCCGCCGAACTTATTCATGACGGCGAATCGATCATCCTCGATTCCGGGACAACTACCAGGCAAATTGCCGTGAATATTAAAGAAAAACAAGGCCTTACGGTTTTGACTAATGCCATAAATATTGCGGTTGAGCTGGCGGGATTAGAAAATATTACCGTAATGCTGACCGGGGGAACATTACGAAAAAAATCATATTCGTTGGTTGGCCCGGAGGCAGAGCATGCCCTCACAAACTATTTTTTTGACAAGTTATTCCTTGGCGTAGACGGCTTCGGTTTAGATTCGGGACTTACAACACCGAATCCGCTGGAAGCCCAATTGAACCGGCTGATGGTGCAAATGGCTAATGAGGTAATTGCCGTAACAGATTCGAGTAAATTTGGTCGAAGAAGTTTTTCATTTATCTGTGAGCTCGATGGAATCGATCAGATTATTACGGATAAAAATATTCCAAATAAATATACCGAAGATTTGAAAAAACGTAATATCAGCATCATTACCATTTAG
- a CDS encoding GIY-YIG nuclease family protein, with protein sequence MVYTVYILYSKSLDRSYTGHTRKLADRLKHHNQGRSKATRAGISW encoded by the coding sequence ATGGTTTATACAGTCTACATTCTCTACAGTAAATCGCTGGATCGATCCTATACCGGACACACACGAAAATTGGCAGATCGATTAAAACACCACAATCAAGGCCGGTCGAAAGCTACCAGGGCAGGGATCTCGTGGTAA
- a CDS encoding amidohydrolase family protein: MAMQSENVRRLVLRYFLLLLFLFGGGSDLQVVASDQIPAPPQDHPIALKGGTIHPVSGPAIPDGTLLFSDGKIDALGTEVKVPEGAEVIDISGQHIYPGFIAATSTLGLVEIPLARATRDFDETGNITPEVRAEVAINPDSELLPVARSNGITTALTIPQGGLISGTSAAILLDGWTWEDMTLQAPVGLHIRWPSMRIRHEKSFPKSVEEQQKAIDGKIERIRETFRNAAAYQQALRTQSTQESVSPGTSVRWEAMFPVLDGDIPVFVHANEIRQIQAAVDWADEQGVDMVLVGGQDAWRVTDLLRAREIPVILESTSMRLPARNWEGYDTPMTAPKKLHDAGVPFCISLSEHPFASQFQRNLPYEAAAAAAYGLPREVALKAVTLYPAQILGIADRVGSLEPGKDATFIITDGDPLEITTQVRMEFIQGRKIDLSNRQTALYRKYRTKYQQLDLIEE; encoded by the coding sequence ATGGCAATGCAATCTGAAAATGTGAGGCGGTTAGTTCTCCGGTATTTCTTGCTCTTACTTTTTTTGTTCGGTGGAGGATCGGATTTGCAGGTGGTCGCCTCTGACCAGATTCCGGCGCCACCCCAGGACCATCCAATCGCATTGAAGGGCGGCACCATTCATCCCGTGAGTGGACCGGCTATACCGGACGGCACGCTTCTGTTCTCCGATGGGAAAATCGATGCACTCGGAACAGAAGTCAAAGTACCCGAAGGGGCCGAGGTTATCGACATCTCTGGTCAACATATTTATCCGGGATTTATTGCCGCGACGTCCACCCTGGGACTGGTGGAAATTCCACTCGCCCGGGCGACCAGAGATTTTGATGAAACGGGGAACATTACTCCGGAAGTCCGGGCGGAGGTCGCCATTAATCCGGACAGTGAATTGCTTCCGGTCGCCCGGTCTAACGGAATCACTACCGCCCTGACTATCCCGCAGGGTGGATTGATTTCCGGTACCTCCGCCGCCATTCTGCTCGATGGCTGGACATGGGAGGACATGACACTCCAGGCGCCGGTTGGGCTGCATATCCGCTGGCCGTCCATGCGCATTCGCCACGAGAAGTCGTTTCCCAAATCTGTGGAAGAACAACAAAAGGCCATCGACGGGAAAATCGAACGGATCCGTGAGACGTTTCGAAACGCCGCTGCCTATCAGCAGGCCCTTCGGACACAATCGACACAGGAATCAGTCTCCCCTGGAACCAGTGTCCGGTGGGAGGCAATGTTCCCGGTATTGGACGGGGACATTCCGGTGTTTGTGCATGCCAATGAAATCCGGCAGATTCAGGCAGCCGTCGACTGGGCTGACGAGCAGGGAGTGGATATGGTCCTGGTGGGTGGTCAGGATGCGTGGCGCGTCACGGATCTATTGCGAGCCAGAGAGATCCCGGTAATCCTGGAAAGCACGAGCATGAGGCTTCCGGCCAGGAACTGGGAAGGATATGATACACCTATGACAGCGCCAAAGAAGCTACATGATGCCGGCGTACCATTCTGTATTTCGCTCTCCGAACATCCTTTTGCTTCCCAATTTCAGCGAAATCTTCCGTATGAAGCGGCGGCCGCAGCGGCCTATGGGCTGCCCCGGGAGGTGGCGTTAAAGGCCGTTACCCTTTATCCTGCTCAGATTCTGGGGATTGCTGACAGGGTGGGATCGCTTGAACCAGGGAAGGATGCGACGTTCATTATTACCGATGGCGATCCCCTGGAAATTACAACGCAAGTGCGGATGGAGTTTATCCAGGGACGGAAGATCGATCTCTCCAACCGACAAACCGCGCTGTACAGAAAATACCGGACCAAATATCAGCAGTTGGATCTGATAGAGGAATAG
- a CDS encoding DNA adenine methylase, with the protein MPKPKGRRKLPRPFLKWAGGKTQLLDAIQERLPATIRDTGRIHRYVEPFLGGGAVFFYLHGMYELNETYLCDINRELIVGYKTIQKEHTALIDRLKEIETAYLDMSQSDQKTYYYQIRNRYNDQVQTFDYARFNPEWIHRAAMLIFLNKTCYNGLFRQNQQGEFNVPHGQYVNPTICDEKNLRAVHEALQQTTVVCGDYKVAEQFIDDETFVYFDPPYRPLNKTSSFTSYFKSNFTDEDQRQLADFFHEMNKRGAKQILNNSDPKNENASDEFFDELYAGESITIERVPAKRFINSDASGRGEINELIIYNY; encoded by the coding sequence ATGCCAAAACCAAAAGGGCGAAGGAAATTGCCACGTCCGTTTCTGAAGTGGGCTGGCGGTAAAACGCAATTGCTTGATGCTATACAAGAACGGCTACCGGCAACGATACGGGATACAGGACGCATACACCGTTACGTCGAACCGTTCCTGGGCGGCGGCGCAGTTTTCTTTTACCTGCACGGAATGTACGAGTTGAACGAGACCTATCTTTGCGACATTAACCGGGAATTAATTGTTGGCTATAAGACCATTCAAAAAGAACATACTGCGCTAATTGACCGATTAAAAGAGATTGAAACGGCTTATCTGGATATGTCGCAATCCGATCAAAAAACCTATTATTATCAAATCAGAAATAGGTATAACGACCAGGTGCAAACCTTTGATTATGCCAGATTCAATCCGGAGTGGATTCATCGTGCGGCTATGCTCATCTTTCTGAACAAGACCTGTTACAACGGACTTTTCCGGCAGAACCAGCAGGGGGAATTCAATGTACCACATGGTCAGTATGTCAATCCGACGATCTGTGACGAGAAAAATCTAAGAGCGGTCCATGAGGCACTCCAGCAGACTACCGTAGTGTGTGGCGATTACAAAGTGGCCGAACAATTTATCGATGATGAGACCTTTGTCTATTTCGATCCGCCATATCGACCACTCAATAAGACATCCAGTTTCACCAGTTACTTTAAAAGTAATTTTACTGACGAAGATCAACGACAATTAGCAGATTTTTTCCATGAGATGAACAAACGGGGGGCGAAACAAATACTCAATAATTCCGACCCGAAAAACGAGAATGCGTCGGACGAATTTTTTGATGAACTTTATGCCGGCGAATCTATTACGATTGAGCGCGTTCCGGCCAAACGATTCATTAACAGCGATGCCTCCGGACGGGGTGAAATCAACGAGTTAATTATCTATAATTATTGA
- a CDS encoding amidohydrolase family protein translates to MNTLHEYQPVFSIVVIFLSAVAFAQTEPVEGIRDKPPGVYAFVDARIVQSPDQIIENGTVVIRDGIIDAVGTNVTPPSDAQIIESAGKTLYPGFIEMYLPIGDFAGGNDQPKSSSSTPGHWNPLVHPERDVLARYQVDSKQWNALRSSGFTTALVLPNDGIFRGSAAMITLNKEQSGYRVLQRDAAQVLSFQTYSDWTFPNSLMGSIALIRQTFLDAQWYGQAFEAYEVNPHQPKPKTNDALRVLSGQIQQKTPLYFAIDNQYDLLRAQRIAKETGLPYWIRGSGHEYWQLSALQNNEHPLVIPVDFPKTPPVEDSEVALDVSLTTLRHWYYAPENPARLAQAGIPFAITSNGHSSPDKFYAHLREAVRRGLAKKDALASLTTQPASILGLADRLGTIEQGKVGNLVVTSGDIFTEVSEILDVWIDGTRHKITPEPSVNLLGSWELTFSPTDTTSVRGKLLIQNDYPDHTAKLLVDTLTITVPEVSLTQRRLSFRLDGKPLGMPGVLRFTGVADDSTLTGSAALPDGIRIPWKATVDSLSIDRPQEFHSTQTSMESETLEPPLPPVPFGRRQLPEQPDQVLIRNATIWTVGPGGRIEQGDMLVSQGKIQEVGKNLDAPSEAQVIDATGKHVTPGLIDAHSHTGIDGGGNEMSQAVTSEVRIRDVLNRDDPGFYGELSGGLTVSHELHGSANPIGGQNAIIKLRWGASVEEMLIAGAPPTIKFALGENVKQSHWGDEFTTRYPQTRMGVEQLIRDRFKDAIEYQNAWTKYRNRTNSGHIPPRRDLELEAITEVLQGDRIIHCHSYRQDELLMFMHVAEEFGITVGTFQHVLEGYKVADIIQQHGANASTFSDWWGYKFEVYDAIPFNGVLMQDVGVLVSFNSDSEVISRHLHVEAAKAMKYGGLSETEALKLITINPAKQLHIDQRVGSLEAGKDADFVVWNGPPLSAYTRCEQTWIDGRKYFDRSADLREREAIAQERNRLIQRVLTTKNGRKENREGGE, encoded by the coding sequence ATGAATACATTACACGAATATCAACCAGTTTTTAGCATAGTGGTTATCTTCCTGTCTGCAGTGGCGTTCGCACAGACCGAACCTGTTGAGGGCATCCGTGACAAGCCGCCCGGTGTATACGCTTTTGTCGATGCCCGTATTGTGCAATCACCTGATCAAATTATTGAAAATGGCACCGTAGTGATCCGGGATGGCATTATCGACGCAGTTGGAACTAATGTGACTCCACCATCGGATGCACAGATCATCGAGTCGGCTGGGAAGACGCTCTATCCCGGATTTATTGAAATGTATCTGCCAATTGGTGATTTTGCCGGAGGAAATGACCAACCCAAGTCGTCCTCTTCTACTCCGGGACACTGGAATCCGCTGGTACACCCCGAGCGGGATGTTTTAGCCCGATACCAGGTTGATTCAAAACAGTGGAATGCGCTCCGGTCTTCCGGATTTACTACCGCACTTGTGCTCCCAAATGATGGCATATTCAGGGGGAGTGCAGCGATGATTACTCTAAACAAAGAACAATCCGGGTACCGGGTACTTCAGCGGGACGCGGCTCAGGTACTCTCTTTTCAAACATATAGCGATTGGACCTTTCCTAATTCATTGATGGGGAGCATCGCGTTGATACGCCAGACATTCCTGGATGCCCAATGGTATGGTCAGGCCTTTGAGGCCTACGAGGTGAATCCCCATCAACCAAAACCGAAAACAAACGACGCACTCCGGGTGCTTTCCGGGCAGATACAACAGAAGACCCCGCTGTATTTTGCGATCGACAACCAATACGATTTGCTCCGGGCTCAGCGTATAGCAAAGGAAACCGGTCTTCCGTACTGGATTCGTGGCAGTGGACATGAGTACTGGCAGCTTTCTGCACTTCAGAATAACGAGCACCCTCTTGTTATCCCGGTCGATTTCCCGAAAACCCCGCCGGTTGAGGATTCGGAAGTTGCACTCGATGTATCCCTGACCACATTGCGGCACTGGTATTACGCCCCGGAAAATCCTGCCCGGTTGGCACAGGCCGGAATCCCGTTTGCCATTACCAGTAACGGACATTCATCCCCGGACAAATTTTACGCCCATCTCCGGGAGGCGGTCCGGCGCGGTCTGGCAAAAAAGGACGCACTGGCATCTTTGACCACCCAGCCTGCTTCAATCCTCGGGCTTGCGGATCGGCTGGGAACGATTGAACAGGGAAAAGTCGGAAACCTTGTGGTCACCTCGGGAGACATTTTTACCGAAGTATCCGAAATTCTCGATGTCTGGATTGATGGCACTCGGCATAAAATCACCCCCGAACCCTCTGTGAATCTTTTGGGAAGCTGGGAGCTGACGTTCAGTCCAACGGACACGACATCTGTTCGGGGAAAACTGCTTATACAGAATGACTACCCGGACCACACCGCCAAACTTTTGGTGGATACACTTACAATCACTGTTCCGGAAGTCTCATTGACCCAACGCCGGCTTTCCTTCCGGCTGGACGGAAAGCCGCTGGGAATGCCGGGAGTGTTGCGATTTACCGGGGTGGCAGACGACAGCACGCTCACTGGAAGTGCGGCGCTCCCAGATGGCATTCGCATCCCATGGAAGGCAACGGTTGACAGCCTATCTATTGATCGACCGCAAGAATTCCATTCCACTCAAACTTCCATGGAATCGGAGACTCTCGAACCTCCTCTCCCTCCGGTGCCGTTCGGGCGACGTCAACTGCCTGAGCAACCGGACCAGGTGTTGATAAGGAATGCTACCATCTGGACCGTCGGTCCCGGAGGACGTATTGAACAGGGGGACATGCTGGTCTCACAGGGGAAAATCCAGGAAGTGGGGAAAAATTTAGACGCTCCATCGGAAGCGCAGGTCATCGACGCCACCGGGAAACACGTAACCCCCGGACTTATCGATGCCCATTCCCACACCGGGATTGACGGTGGTGGCAACGAGATGAGCCAGGCGGTAACGTCAGAAGTACGCATTCGCGATGTGTTGAATCGGGATGACCCTGGTTTTTACGGTGAATTAAGCGGTGGTCTCACCGTCTCACATGAATTGCACGGATCAGCTAACCCGATCGGCGGGCAGAATGCCATTATTAAGCTCCGGTGGGGGGCTTCGGTCGAAGAGATGCTGATCGCAGGGGCTCCGCCGACGATCAAATTTGCGCTGGGAGAAAACGTCAAACAATCCCACTGGGGTGACGAGTTTACGACCCGGTACCCGCAGACACGTATGGGCGTGGAACAGCTCATCCGGGATCGATTCAAGGATGCCATTGAGTATCAGAACGCATGGACAAAATATCGGAACCGGACAAATTCCGGACACATCCCACCCCGCCGTGACCTGGAACTGGAGGCGATAACCGAAGTACTTCAGGGAGACCGGATTATTCACTGCCACTCCTATCGCCAGGATGAACTCCTTATGTTCATGCATGTCGCCGAGGAGTTCGGGATCACCGTGGGCACATTTCAACACGTGCTGGAGGGATACAAAGTGGCTGATATTATTCAGCAGCATGGGGCGAATGCTTCCACGTTCAGTGACTGGTGGGGTTATAAGTTCGAAGTGTACGATGCGATTCCCTTTAACGGCGTCTTAATGCAGGATGTCGGGGTGTTGGTCTCCTTTAATTCCGACAGTGAAGTGATATCCCGTCACCTGCATGTAGAGGCGGCGAAAGCGATGAAATATGGTGGATTGTCGGAGACAGAGGCGCTGAAACTCATTACCATCAATCCTGCCAAACAATTACACATTGATCAGCGGGTTGGCTCACTGGAGGCAGGGAAGGATGCGGATTTCGTCGTCTGGAACGGACCGCCCCTGTCAGCCTATACCAGGTGCGAACAAACCTGGATTGACGGCCGCAAATATTTCGACCGGTCTGCGGATCTCCGGGAACGGGAAGCCATTGCGCAGGAACGGAATCGGCTTATCCAGCGCGTATTAACTACGAAAAATGGCCGAAAGGAGAATCGGGAAGGAGGCGAATAA